From Bombus huntii isolate Logan2020A chromosome 4, iyBomHunt1.1, whole genome shotgun sequence, one genomic window encodes:
- the LOC126864564 gene encoding nose resistant to fluoxetine protein 6-like, giving the protein MKCGRISWTWLSFLSLTSFYVLIQATELDPMATRKILPVYAVLENADLLNSSRCRTEIDEFRNAVDNQILWALRALDTSGVPSGGFVVGNNHWLGDQLGCKLFSENRTVFLSEKIRKNNSIYRNPNEEYSPFEFRFFIARARHNSTVQYHIEVEDEDLITLGLCLPASCSIGDVATMLDKVFRNETLFIGKLFNIHLKLIEVSDLVDDGQWLLSAEMICIIPTALNNGIDEKRETDNEESASRESEQLNRFSQRLLCFSFLTNVEEIFKLEKSEDKLRLFYGLKTVTMVWIILGHILFFGFHVMSNTWLVYTMDDLILSQIISNFTLSVDTFFFMSGFLLSYTFLKERRKYQGIPPITKRMNEFFQKIVKRYIRLTPAYFVVILITILNFTWDDHVSVLLPIEHPHTKCSKYWWTNILYINNFYRWDELCLTWSWYLPNDMQFFVFGTFLLMLSITHYNIAMGIGIVTLLSSIGSLVYTGYTLNYQPTLDGQYRTMSEIYIRPWCRIPPYLIGMATCHLLTKWNYKLHFSKKCLIVGWSLAILCNCSILFGLANRNISFGLSVLYLTLSRTCWALGIAWLVVACTTNNGGIVNKILSLDIFIILGKLTYGAYLLNPVTILLAYSLNYYVLYINIVTFGIYSIAMVTCSFSASILLSATIEMPFISLLRLNISARRRTNEVGGKN; this is encoded by the exons ATGAAGTGCGGAAGAATTTCGTGGACATGGTTATCCTTTCTATCTTTAACAAGCTTTTACGTGTTAATACAAGCGACCGAACTAGACCCGATGGCCACAAGGAAGATACTTCCAGTGTACGCGGTTCTGGAAAATGCTGATCTTCTAAATTCCAGCAGATGTCGGACGGAGATAGATGAATTTCGGAATGCGGTGGATAACCAGATACTTTGGGCTCTAAGAG CATTGGATACCAGTGGCGTACCATCCGGAGGATTTGTCGTCGGGAACAACCATTGGTTAGGAGACCAACTAGGATGCAAGCTTTTCTCTGAAAATCGCACGGTATTTCTATCGGAGAAAATACGAAAGAACAATTCCATATACCGGAACCCGAATGAAGAGTATTCACCTTTTGAGTTTCGTTTTTTTATTGCACGTGCGCGGCACAATAGCACTGTGCAATATCATATAGAAGTAGAAGACGAA GATTTGATCACGCTTGGACTTTGCTTACCGGCATCCTGCAGCATAGGCGATGTTGCCACTATGCTCGATAAAGTATTTCGTAATGAGACACTTTTCATTGGAaaactttttaatatacacCTCAAGCTGATCGAAGTCTCCGATTTGGTGGATGATGGTCAATGGCTACTCTCTGCGGAAATGATCTGCATCAT TCCAACAGCATTGAACAACGGAATAGATGAGAAACGCGAAACCGACAATGAAGAATCGGCATCCCGCGAGTCGGAGCAGCTGAATCGTTTCAGCCAACGTCTTCTGTGCTTTTCATTTCTTACTAATGTAGAGGAAATATTTAAGCTGGAAAAGAGTGAAGATAAACTACGCTTATTCTACGGTTTGAAAACGGTGACTATGGTATGGATTATTCTGGGGCACATATTATTCTTCGGATTTCATGTTATGA GTAACACATGGCTTGTATATACAATGGACGACCTTATACTGTCGCAAATCATAAGCAACTTCACATTATCGGTTGATACGTTTTTCTTTATGAGTGGTTTTCTGTTATCATATACATTTCTGAAGGAAAGACGAAAATATCAGGGAATTCCGCCTATAACAAAAAGGATGAATGAATTTTTTCAAAAGATTGTCAAACGATATATAAG GCTTACACCTGCATATTTCGTTGTCATACTGATAACGATATTGAATTTTACCTGGGACGATCATGTCTCAGTACTTCTTCCCATTGAGCATCCACATACAAAGTGTTCCAAATATTGGTGGACTAACATACTTTACATCAACAATTTCTATAGATGGGATGAGCTA TGTCTCACATGGAGTTGGTACTTGCCCAATGATATGCAGTTCTTCGTATTTGGTACTTTTCTCCTAATGTTATCGATCAC GCATTACAATATCGCCATGGGCATAGGCATTGTTACGCTACTCTCATCGATAGGATCACTCGTTTACACGGGATACACTCTTAATTACCAGCCTAC ACTAGACGGACAATATAGAACGATGTCAGAGATTTATATACGACCGTGGTGTAGAATACCGCCATATCTCATAGGAATGGCCACATGCCACCTTCTTACAAAATGGAATTACAAATTGCATTTTTCAAAA AAATGCTTAATTGTTGGTTGGTCCTTGGCAATTTTATGTAACTGTTCGATTCTCTTCGGACTCGCGAACAGGAACATATCCTTTGGTCTCTCCGTTCTTTATTTGACCCTCAGTAGAACATGCTGGGCATTAGGTATTGCCTGGCTTGTAGTTGCATGCACTACGAATAATGGCG GTATCGTGAACAAAATCTTATCGCTggatattttcattattttggGTAAATTAACGTATGGTGCTTATCTCCTTAACCCTGTTACTATACTTTTGGCTTActctttaaattattatgttttatacATTAATATCGTCACCTTT GGCATTTACTCCATTGCAATGGTTACTTGTAGTTTCAGTGCTTCTATTCTGTTATCCGCAACAATCGAAATGCCGTTTATATCACTTCTGCGATTGAATATTAGTGCACGAAGAAGAACGAATGAAGTTGGTGGCAAAAATTAA